The following coding sequences are from one Dehalococcoidales bacterium window:
- a CDS encoding phage major capsid protein, giving the protein MELTLENLQEAIRDTVSTEIGKLKETDKKDIHEDAPVTDMVAPEEKIMSDPKGGFKNVAHFFKDVILDGTPNAHISEAGKAYKIACRKTAGVMEEGDLSQGGFTVPEEFAEKILEKDLEAAIVRPRASIQPMKSNRIVIPADYDSDHSSNYFGGITIYRTAEGAQFNKTNPVVGQIALTLHQLTGLCYATAELMEDSVIAVEAFIERKFRQAISFVEDDDFLTGDGSNKALGAFNAANPAIISVSRQEASNIIYDDIVNMWAQLYPRCQRNAVWVAHIDTFPYLAKMDLAVGTGGAAAWMPAGGLSGSPFQSLMGRPLLYTEKCSTTGTAGDLCLADFSQYLIGQKSGGVSMASSIHLRFDYNETVFRFNMRYDGTPTWLSTLTPKNGSNALSPFIRLS; this is encoded by the coding sequence ATGGAACTTACTTTAGAGAACCTGCAAGAGGCTATCCGCGATACAGTTTCAACTGAGATCGGGAAGCTGAAGGAAACAGACAAAAAGGACATCCACGAGGATGCTCCCGTAACCGACATGGTAGCACCCGAGGAAAAGATAATGTCCGATCCGAAGGGTGGATTTAAGAACGTCGCTCACTTCTTTAAGGACGTTATTCTGGACGGGACCCCTAACGCTCATATCAGCGAAGCGGGCAAGGCCTATAAGATCGCCTGCAGGAAGACCGCCGGTGTTATGGAGGAAGGCGACCTGTCCCAGGGCGGATTTACCGTACCTGAGGAGTTTGCCGAGAAGATTCTGGAGAAAGACCTCGAGGCCGCTATTGTTAGGCCACGCGCCTCGATCCAGCCCATGAAGTCTAACCGGATCGTCATTCCCGCCGACTATGATTCTGACCATTCATCTAATTACTTCGGCGGAATCACCATCTATAGAACTGCCGAGGGCGCGCAGTTTAACAAAACTAACCCAGTTGTCGGCCAGATTGCCCTTACTCTTCATCAACTGACCGGCCTTTGCTATGCCACCGCCGAACTGATGGAGGATTCCGTTATCGCGGTTGAGGCCTTTATTGAGCGCAAGTTCAGACAGGCTATCAGCTTCGTCGAGGACGATGACTTCCTGACCGGTGATGGCTCCAACAAAGCCCTGGGCGCTTTCAATGCCGCCAATCCCGCTATAATCAGCGTGAGTAGGCAGGAAGCATCGAACATCATCTATGACGACATCGTTAATATGTGGGCCCAGTTATACCCACGCTGTCAGCGCAACGCTGTGTGGGTAGCTCATATCGACACCTTCCCGTATCTCGCTAAGATGGACTTAGCGGTTGGTACTGGCGGCGCTGCCGCATGGATGCCTGCCGGCGGACTCTCCGGTTCCCCGTTCCAGTCTCTAATGGGACGCCCGCTACTCTATACCGAAAAATGCTCTACTACTGGAACTGCCGGTGACCTTTGCTTGGCCGATTTCTCTCAGTACCTTATTGGTCAGAAGTCGGGCGGTGTCTCGATGGCCTCTTCGATTCACCTGAGATTCGACTATAACGAGACCG